From Halorientalis litorea:
GCGGAACGTCCCGAGTTTTCCCTCCCCGAGAATCATCGACGCCTCCTCGTAACTCCGGTCGAACTCGCCGAGGCCCTGCGAAATCAGGATGAACGGGAACGGGACGAAGAAAACGCTGTGAGCGAGGATGACGCCCCAGACCGACCCTGTCAAGTTGAGCGTGTAGAAGAAACTCACGAACGCCACGCTGATGACGATGGGCGGGAGCATTATCGGGACGACGTAGGACGCGCCGAGCAGGTTCGAGAACCGGAAATCGAGACGGTCGATGACCGTCGCCGCGATGCCGCCCACCGCCGTCGAGATGACCGTCGCACCCGCCGCGATGAACAGGCTGTTTTTGGTCGCGTTTATCCAGTCGGGCGAGCTGAGGTACGCCTCGAACCACCGAACCGAGAACCCGGTCGGCGGGAACGAGAGCGTCTCCGTCGGCGTGAACGCCACGACGCAGATGACGACGATGGGCAACAGCATCAGGAACAGGACGATGCCAACGAACGACTTCAGGGCCGGTCCGTAGAACCGCGCGTACGAGGTCACGCCTGCTCACCCCCGAGGCCGCCGAGGTCCACGTCGGTGACGCGCAACACCACGAGGAGAGTGGCAAGCACCGCCCCCACGAGGACGAGGCCCATGACGGCCGAGAACGGGATGTTCAGGTTCTCGTTTATCTGGCGGCCGATGAGGACCGCGATGGTCCAGTTCGACGGGTTCCCGAGCATCCGCGGCACGACGTAGATGCCCGCAGTCAGGATGTACGTCAGGAGCGCGGCGGCTATCAGTCCCGACTTCGAGAGCGGGAGCGTCACGCGGTAGAACGTCCGGAGTGGCCCGGCACCGAGGTTCTTCGACGCCTCGATGAGCGACTCGTCGATGTTCCGGAGGCTCGGGTACAGCGTGAGCACGTAGAACGGCAACAGGATGTACACCGACCCGACTACGACTGCCCAGTACCCCGGAACGAACGCTGTCGGTTCCGCGAACACGCCCAGCGCGACGCCGACGGTGCTGACGACGCCCTCCTTCGAGAGCAGCACGGTCCACGCGTACGACCGGACGACGTACGTCGTGAACATGCTCACGAGGAATATCATGATGACCGCCCGGCGGACCAGCAGGTTCCTGATTCTGGTGAGGAAGTACGTGACCGGGTAGCCGATGGCCGTCACGAGCAGGGTGACGAACAGCGAGAGCTGGAGCGTGAAGACGAGCCGGTTGTAGTACAGCTCGGTGGTGAAGAAGTCGACGTAGTTCGATATCGTCAGCACCTGCTCGATGCCGCCGACGACTGGCGTGAAGAAACTGTACACCACCAGAAAGAGGAAGGGTACGGCGAAGAAGACGAGGATGAACGAGAGCGGGAGGCCGATGGCGATGGCTCTCCCGCGGTGGGCGACCCGGCCGGCCGTGGTCTTGAGGCGCGACGCGACGGTCGACGTGAGCGTCGAGAGTAGCGTTGACATGTGGTTTCACCCCGGTATCAGCAGGCAGTCGTCCGGGTCGACGAGCAGGTCGACCCGCGCGCGCTCGTCGAACACGGAGTCGCGCCGCTGTGACAGGGCGAGCATCTCGCGGCCCGCGTCCGTCTTCACGTGGTACTGGACGGCGTTGCCGAGGTTCCGTTTGAAATCGACGGTGCCGCTGATGACGTTCGCGCCGTTGTGTTCACCGTCCGGCGGTGCGATGCGGACGTCCTCCGGGCGGACGACGACGGTACTTCGCTCCGTCGTCGGGCGGCTACCGACCCGGAGTTCGATGTCCTCGGCGACCACGGTGTCCGGGTCGTCGAAGGTGGTCGTCCCCTCGAAGATGTTCGACGTGCCCAGGAAGTCCGCGACGAACTCGCTCGTCGGGTTGTCGTACACCTCGGTCGGTTCGCCGATCTGCTCGAACTCCCCGTCGTTCATCACGACGAGGCGGTCGGACATCGCCATCGCCTCCGTCTGGTTGTGGGTCACGAACAGCGTGGTGATGCCGACGCGGTCCTGTATCTCCTTGAGTTCCTTCTGCATCTCCTCCCGGAGTTTCTTGTCGAGGCTCGCCAGCGGTTCGTCGAGCAACAGGACCTCCGGTTCGGGTGCGAGTGCCCGGGCGAGCGCGATTCGCTGTTGCTGGCCGCCGGACAGTTCGTCGGGCTTCCGGTGGCCGGTGTCGGGCAACTGCACGAGGGCGAGCATCTCGCGCACGCGGGTCTCGATTTCCTCGTCGGTGTACTCGCCCGAACTCCGCAGACCGTAGGCGACGTTCTCGCCGACGGTCAGGTGCGGGAACAGCGCGAAGTGCTGGAACACCATCCCGATGTCACGCTGGTACGGTGGCAGGGTCGTTACGTCCGTCTCGCCGATGGAAATCCGCCCGCTCGTGGGTTTGACGAACCCGGCGAGCATCCGTAGCGTCGTCGTCTTCCCGCAACCGCTCGGTCCGACCAGCGTGACGAATTCGCCGTCTCGAATCGTCAGTGACTCGCCCTCGACGGCGACTGTCTCGCCGTTGTAGACCTTTCTGACCTCCGAGAGTGTAATCTCGCTCATATCGTCGCTCCTACTGAACGAGGAACTGCTGGAAGCGTTCGCGTATCTGCTCGCCCGAGTCGCCGATGTACAGCGAGAAGTTCGGCGAGATGGCGGCGTTGGGGCCGGGGCCCGCGATGTTCTGGTACACCTCGTCGGACAACTCCGAGTGCTGTGACTCGATGAGCGGCGAGGTGAACAGGTTCTCCGCGAGGCCGTCCTGAATCTCGGGCCGCATCGAGAACTCCATGAGGGACGCCGCGTCCTCCTGTCTGTCGGATGTCTTGAGCGCGGAGAAGTGGCCGTACGAGATGACGGCACCCTCCTCCGGGAAGACGCTCGTGATGTCCGCACCGCCCTCCGATTCGAGGAACATCGTGTCGTGGTAGTACTCGCCGGCGGGCACGTCCCCCTGC
This genomic window contains:
- a CDS encoding ABC transporter permease → MSTLLSTLTSTVASRLKTTAGRVAHRGRAIAIGLPLSFILVFFAVPFLFLVVYSFFTPVVGGIEQVLTISNYVDFFTTELYYNRLVFTLQLSLFVTLLVTAIGYPVTYFLTRIRNLLVRRAVIMIFLVSMFTTYVVRSYAWTVLLSKEGVVSTVGVALGVFAEPTAFVPGYWAVVVGSVYILLPFYVLTLYPSLRNIDESLIEASKNLGAGPLRTFYRVTLPLSKSGLIAAALLTYILTAGIYVVPRMLGNPSNWTIAVLIGRQINENLNIPFSAVMGLVLVGAVLATLLVVLRVTDVDLGGLGGEQA
- a CDS encoding ABC transporter ATP-binding protein, with amino-acid sequence MSEITLSEVRKVYNGETVAVEGESLTIRDGEFVTLVGPSGCGKTTTLRMLAGFVKPTSGRISIGETDVTTLPPYQRDIGMVFQHFALFPHLTVGENVAYGLRSSGEYTDEEIETRVREMLALVQLPDTGHRKPDELSGGQQQRIALARALAPEPEVLLLDEPLASLDKKLREEMQKELKEIQDRVGITTLFVTHNQTEAMAMSDRLVVMNDGEFEQIGEPTEVYDNPTSEFVADFLGTSNIFEGTTTFDDPDTVVAEDIELRVGSRPTTERSTVVVRPEDVRIAPPDGEHNGANVISGTVDFKRNLGNAVQYHVKTDAGREMLALSQRRDSVFDERARVDLLVDPDDCLLIPG
- a CDS encoding ABC transporter permease, whose product is MTSYARFYGPALKSFVGIVLFLMLLPIVVICVVAFTPTETLSFPPTGFSVRWFEAYLSSPDWINATKNSLFIAAGATVISTAVGGIAATVIDRLDFRFSNLLGASYVVPIMLPPIVISVAFVSFFYTLNLTGSVWGVILAHSVFFVPFPFILISQGLGEFDRSYEEASMILGEGKLGTFRRVTFPIIKANVLAGAIFVFILSLNEYVIAWLLAGFSIKTVPIKVFAGLRYSYSPLVASASVVIILITAVLALAVDYATGGIWE